Within the bacterium genome, the region GGAGGCTAAACGTTCCTTGTGCCAAGACAAAAGTCGAGATTAGTCGTGTTCTCAAGGAACAGGGCTTCATAAGGGGTTACAAGGTGATTCCCGACAAGATGCAGGGCATGTTGAGGATTTACCTGAAGTATGGGAAGAACTCTATGCCCGTGATCAAGGGTATTAAACGTGTGAGTAAGCCGGGGCAAAGGGTCTATCGGGGTTTTGATGAGATGCCGAAGGTCCTTGACGGGTTTGGTGTTTCAATTGTGTCCAGTTCAAAGGGCGTAATGACCAACAAAGACTGCGCTCGCAAGCGCTGCGGCGGGGAGATTATTTGTAATGTTTGGTAGGTTCTGATGTCCAGAGTAGGTAAGCAGCTGGTTTCCATTCCGGACGGAGTGAAACTGGCGATTGATGGGCTTGACCGAGGGCGCCAACGGGTGGTTGTGAAGGGCGCAAAATGCGAGCTTCGTCTCGATCTGTTGCCGGGCATTCAGGCGACGCTCACGGGGTCTGTTCTTGCGGTGGAGCGGACCGACGATTCTTCCAGGAGCCGTGCCTTTCACGGTTTGACACGGACTCTTATCAATAACATGGTTCGCGGTGTTTCAGATGGTTTTGAGAAGGTTCTGGAGATCTATGGCCTCGGTTACAAGGCCAAGATAGAGGGTAAGAATGTCGTGCTGGCGCTTGGCTACTGCCACCCAGTTGTCTATCCCATCCCCGTTGGGATAGAGATTCACATTGAGCGCGATACTGTCATTAAGGTACGAGGCGCCGATAAGCAGCAGGTTGGCCAGGTGGCGGCTGAAATCAGGTCGTTCCGCAAGCCGGAGCCGTACAAGGGGAAGGGCATCCGGTACAGTGGCGAGCACATCCGACGCAAACAAGGCAAGGCCGGCGCTTAGCGCTTATAGAGAGGTTTTCGGGTTGAAGCGGCAGTCTAGGAACAAGAAAGTAATCGCGAGGCAGAGGAGGCATTTGGGCATTCGGCGGCGAATTTGCGGCACGAAGGCTCGGCCTCGGCTGTGCGTTTTCAGGAGCTTGAGAGAGATCTATGGTTTTCTAGTTGACGATGAGAGGGGCTACACGTTGGTCTGCGAATCGACGCTAAGTCTGCACAAAAGAGGCTCGCTGAAGAGTGGCGGGAACAAGGATGCTGCGAGGGTGGCCGGGAAGAGTCTCGCCAAGAAGGCTATCGAGGCGGGTATTGAGAGCGTGGTCTTCGACCGGGCGGGATATAAGTATCATGGTAGGGTGAGGGCGTTCAGTGAGGGCGCTCGCGAGGCAGGGCTGAAGTTCTAGAGAGTCAGGAGGATTATTTGGATTACGTTGACCCGGACGGGCTTGAGCTCGAGGAAAGGGTAGTTTACATAAACCGTGTGGCCAAGGTGGTCAAGGGCGGTAGGCGCTTTGGGTTCACGGCGGTCGTTGTTGTGGGCAACAAGTCCGGGATAGTCGGAGTAGGGCTTGGCAAAGCGCGAGAGGTTCCCGACGCGATTCGCAAGGGCGTTGAGCAGGCCAAGCGCTCGCTCATTCGGTTCCCGCGTTCTAAGACAACGATACCGCATGGGGTGGTTAGTAATTTTGGAGCCTCGACAGTTGTTTTGAGGCCGGCGTCGGCTGGGACGGGCGTTATCGCTGGTGGTTCTGTTCGTGCAGTGATCGAGATGAGCGGCGTGCAGGATGTTTTGACGAAGTGTATTGGTAGCCGCAATGTTCATAACGTGGTTATGGCGGCGGTCAAGGGGCTAAAGTCGCTGAGAGATGTTGAAACTATCGCAGAGGAGCGGGGCGTTCCAGTGGAATCGGTGCTGGAATGATTGGCTCGGGAGTTTTTAGTTGTGGTTGAGAAGATAAGAGCAACGCTTGTTCGTAGCCCGATAGGGCGGTGCAAGCGTCATAAGGATACGGTAGCCAAGCTAGGGTTTAAGCGTCTGCGTCAGACGATAATCAAGGAGAATCGTCCTGAGATAATGGGGATGCTCAAGAGTATCAGTTACTTGGTTGAAATCGAGCCATTTTCTGATGAGGAGAGGGCGGATGCTTAAGTTGCATGACCTTAAGCCACCGGCCGGCTCTCGCCGGAAGAAGAGGCGAGTGGGCAGAGGGCCCGGCTCGGGGCGCGGCAAGACTGCCGGGCGCGGGCACAAGGGGCAGAAGTCAAGGGCGGGCTACAGTATGCGTCGCGGCTTTGAGGGAGGCCAGATGCCGCTTGTCCGTAGGGTGCCAAAGCGCGGTTTCAACAACCCGACTAGAGTTGAATACACAATTTTGAACGTTGAGCAGCTCAACAGGTTTGTAGATGGCACGGTCGTTAATCCTGAGGTTCTCAAGGATATGGGGCTTTTCAAGCGCAGGACGGTCGGGCTGAAGATACTTGGAAATGGAGAACTGACAGCCTCGCTCACGGTGCAGGCTAGCAAGTTCACCCGGACGGCGATGAAGAAGATCGAGGCGGCGAATGGCAAGGTCGAGGTCCTGTAGTCTTGCTTGAGAAGATTCAGAACATGTTCAAGATTCCGGAGCTTCGGCGCCGGATTCTCTTCACGCTCGCGCTTCTCGCTGTCTATAGACTTGGGTGCCACCTTCCCACGCCAGGCATTGATGCGGCGGCGCTTGCGCAGTTCTTCGAGTCGCAGCAGGGCACGCTTTTGAGCATGGTGGACCTATTCTCTGGGGGGGCGTTACGGAAGCTGACAGTTTTCGCTCTTGGGATAATGCCCTATATCAGTGCGTCGATCATTCTACAGCTGTTGATAGTGGTGATACCTTCTTTGGAGAAGCTGTCAAAGGAGGGCGAGGCGGGCAAGAAGAAGATTACGATGTACACGCGTTACGGGACGGCGGTTCTCAGCATGCTTCAGGGATTCGGCATCGGGATGTGGTTGGAGAAGATGAAAAGCCCTTCTGGCGCTCCAATAGTCATCCATCCTGGGCTTGGCTTCAAGCTCTTGGCAATGATAACCTTAACAGCTGGGACGGCATTCATAATGTGGCTTGGAGAGCAGATATCCGAACGAGGCATAGGCAATGGCATCTCGCTTATCATTTTTGCTGGCATAATCGCTCGATTGCCGGCCGCAATTGGGCAGACGCTAAGCCAGGTGTTTCAGGGCGAGCTCAAGATATACACGATCATAATCCTGGTGGTGTTGATGGTCGGTGTTGTGGCGCTTGTCGTGGTGCTTCAACAGGCGCAACGTCGGCTGCCGATCCAACATGCTAAGCGTGTGATCGGCAGGAGGCTTTATGGTGGCCAGACCACGTATCTGCCGCTCAGGGTCAACACGGCTGGTGTCATCCCGGTCATTTTTGCCTCGTCGATCATCATGTTTCCGGCGACTGCGGCCGGGATTTTCGGGGCGTCTTTCTTGGAGCCCGTCGTGGCGCAGCTGACTCCTGGCAGGCTACTTTACAACGTGCTATACGTTACAGCGATCATCTTTTTCGCATATTTTTATACTTCGATCATTTTCAATCCGACGGATGTTGCAGACAATCTACGGAAGTCGGGAGCTAATATCCCAGGAAAGAGGGCTGGGAAGGTCACTGCCGAGTACATAAACCAGGTTTTGTCGAGGCTGACATTTGGCGGCGGCGTTTTCCTCGCGGGCGTCTCGGTGCTTCCGGCTGTCTTGGTTTATGGCATCCCGATTGCGGATATTCCGCTTATTGGTGAGCGGATCGTGGATTGGTTTCCTTATTATTTTACGCACGGCTTGAGTGTTCCTTTCTGGTTTGGCGGCACGGCGCTTCTGATAGTGGTGGGAGTTGCTTTGGACACTGTGCAGCAGATCGAGGCTCAGATGGTGATGCGGCACTACGATGGTTTTGTCAAGAAAGGCCGTATCAGGGGGAGGAGGTAGCGTGTTTTGCGACTAGTTCTGATGGGGCCTCCGGGCTCGGGCAAAGGGACACAGGCGAAGATGTTGGCGGGGCGAGAGGGTCTGACGCATCTTTCGACTGGCGATATACTTCGCGAGGCGATCAAAAGCGGCAGCGAGCTGGGCTCGAAGGCCCGAGATGCTGTTGAAGGAGGCGAATTGGTCTCTGATGATGTTCTTTATGGCATTGTGGAGGCGAGGCTAAGGGAGCTAGGGTCTGACAAATGTTTCATACTTGATGGGTTCCCCAGAAACGTCCGGCAGGCGGAGTTTCTCGAGTCCATCTTGCCACGCCTCGGGATTGGGATTGATGCGGCGGTTCTGCTTGACGTTCCGCGGGAATCCCTGTTAAGGAGGCTTTCTGGGCGACGAGTGTGCTCTCGCTGCGGGAGGGAATATCATTTAGAGTTCTCACCTCCGAAGGTAGATGGCATTTGCGATTTGTGTGGACAAGGGCTCTATCAGCGCGAGGACGACAAGCCGGAGAAGATCGAGAGGAGGCTGGAGATGTATGATGATGCAACGCTTCCAATGGTGAAGTTTTACAGGGATAGGGGCTTGCTGGTTGAAATCGAGGCTGCGGGCGGGATGGAGGACGTGTTGGAGCGGATTCTCGATTCGCTTGGTAAAGACAAGCAGGGGCGAGTTTAGGGTATGCCCAAGGGGGAAGGAATCGAGGTGGAGGGTGTTGTAACAGATGCTCTGCCAAACACAGTTTTTATAGTTGAGCTTCCAGATAGTAGAAAGGTAACGGCTCATTTGTCGGGGAAGATGCGGAAGCACAACATACGGATTCTTCCGGGCGATAGGGTAACGGTCGAATTGAGCCCGTATGACCTGAGCCGGGGGCGAATAGTTTATCGGTTGAGATG harbors:
- the rpsH gene encoding 30S ribosomal protein S8 gives rise to the protein MMTDPIADMLTRIRNASQVGHRRLNVPCAKTKVEISRVLKEQGFIRGYKVIPDKMQGMLRIYLKYGKNSMPVIKGIKRVSKPGQRVYRGFDEMPKVLDGFGVSIVSSSKGVMTNKDCARKRCGGEIICNVW
- the rplF gene encoding 50S ribosomal protein L6 encodes the protein MSRVGKQLVSIPDGVKLAIDGLDRGRQRVVVKGAKCELRLDLLPGIQATLTGSVLAVERTDDSSRSRAFHGLTRTLINNMVRGVSDGFEKVLEIYGLGYKAKIEGKNVVLALGYCHPVVYPIPVGIEIHIERDTVIKVRGADKQQVGQVAAEIRSFRKPEPYKGKGIRYSGEHIRRKQGKAGA
- the rplR gene encoding 50S ribosomal protein L18, which gives rise to MKRQSRNKKVIARQRRHLGIRRRICGTKARPRLCVFRSLREIYGFLVDDERGYTLVCESTLSLHKRGSLKSGGNKDAARVAGKSLAKKAIEAGIESVVFDRAGYKYHGRVRAFSEGAREAGLKF
- the rpsE gene encoding 30S ribosomal protein S5; protein product: MDYVDPDGLELEERVVYINRVAKVVKGGRRFGFTAVVVVGNKSGIVGVGLGKAREVPDAIRKGVEQAKRSLIRFPRSKTTIPHGVVSNFGASTVVLRPASAGTGVIAGGSVRAVIEMSGVQDVLTKCIGSRNVHNVVMAAVKGLKSLRDVETIAEERGVPVESVLE
- the rpmD gene encoding 50S ribosomal protein L30, coding for MVEKIRATLVRSPIGRCKRHKDTVAKLGFKRLRQTIIKENRPEIMGMLKSISYLVEIEPFSDEERADA
- the rplO gene encoding 50S ribosomal protein L15, producing MLKLHDLKPPAGSRRKKRRVGRGPGSGRGKTAGRGHKGQKSRAGYSMRRGFEGGQMPLVRRVPKRGFNNPTRVEYTILNVEQLNRFVDGTVVNPEVLKDMGLFKRRTVGLKILGNGELTASLTVQASKFTRTAMKKIEAANGKVEVL
- the secY gene encoding preprotein translocase subunit SecY, whose translation is MLEKIQNMFKIPELRRRILFTLALLAVYRLGCHLPTPGIDAAALAQFFESQQGTLLSMVDLFSGGALRKLTVFALGIMPYISASIILQLLIVVIPSLEKLSKEGEAGKKKITMYTRYGTAVLSMLQGFGIGMWLEKMKSPSGAPIVIHPGLGFKLLAMITLTAGTAFIMWLGEQISERGIGNGISLIIFAGIIARLPAAIGQTLSQVFQGELKIYTIIILVVLMVGVVALVVVLQQAQRRLPIQHAKRVIGRRLYGGQTTYLPLRVNTAGVIPVIFASSIIMFPATAAGIFGASFLEPVVAQLTPGRLLYNVLYVTAIIFFAYFYTSIIFNPTDVADNLRKSGANIPGKRAGKVTAEYINQVLSRLTFGGGVFLAGVSVLPAVLVYGIPIADIPLIGERIVDWFPYYFTHGLSVPFWFGGTALLIVVGVALDTVQQIEAQMVMRHYDGFVKKGRIRGRR
- a CDS encoding adenylate kinase, which translates into the protein MRLVLMGPPGSGKGTQAKMLAGREGLTHLSTGDILREAIKSGSELGSKARDAVEGGELVSDDVLYGIVEARLRELGSDKCFILDGFPRNVRQAEFLESILPRLGIGIDAAVLLDVPRESLLRRLSGRRVCSRCGREYHLEFSPPKVDGICDLCGQGLYQREDDKPEKIERRLEMYDDATLPMVKFYRDRGLLVEIEAAGGMEDVLERILDSLGKDKQGRV
- the infA gene encoding translation initiation factor IF-1, which produces MPKGEGIEVEGVVTDALPNTVFIVELPDSRKVTAHLSGKMRKHNIRILPGDRVTVELSPYDLSRGRIVYRLR